TGCCACCAGTCTGCGGATGATCGCTGGGGAAACTCCTGCTGTACGAGAGCCGGACCTCACCTCCGCGCATCATTCTTAGCCCGTTCGGCAAGGTCCTGGCAATGGCCTGCGGTCAAGGCCTCCACTTGCGCCAGGAGGAGATCGGGCCGCCCTGGTCCTGAACTTCCGGTGACCTCGGTCCCGGCGGAATCGGGACGGATGGCCGATCAACCGCTTCCGGGCGGCCGATACGCTCAAGTCAGCACTCAAGCAAGTCTCAAAAGGAGGACTGAAATGAGAGTCTTTGGGGTGAACCCCTCCGCAAGCACACAGATTCCTGAACCGCCGATCGCTCGCTTCCTGTTCGCCGATACCCGCATGGCCTGGTTCTGGCTGATCGTCCGCCTCTACCTGGGCTACGAATGGCTGACCGCCGGTTGGGAGAAGATGACCGGCACCAGCATCAACATCACGTCGTTCGGCAAGTCGGTTGGAGGCGCCTGGGTCTTCGGGCCCAACGACGGCGCTGCGATCGCCGGCTTCGCGAAGCACGCCGCGAGCCTGTCAACCGGCGCGCACCCGGCCGTCCAGAGCTGGTACGCGAGCTTCCTGACGAACTTCGTGCAGCCGAATGCCGCGTTCTTCTCCTACCTCGTCACGTTCGGCGAGGTGCTGGTGGGGATCGGCCTGATCGTGGGTGGTCTGACCGGGATCGCCGCCTTCTTCGGGCTCGTGATGAACTTCAACTACCTGCTGGCGGGCGCGGTCAGCACCAACCCCGTCCTCGGCGTCCTGGCGCTCTTCGTGATCATGGCCTGGCGGATCGCCGGCTACTATGGCCTCGACCGGTACCTGCTTCCCCTCCTGGGAACTCCCTGGACCGGCCCGCTGCCGAAAGCGTTCGCACCGGCAACGACCAACAAGCCCGCGGTGACGGCCTGACCTCTTCGACACTGCGGTCGACCTGGAATGCCGGGCCGACCGCTTTTTCGTCTCGGGCCCCCTCGCAGCTATCTCCTGCCGGAAGTCCTCCCGGATTCGGGCCTAATGACTGGTGTTGCAACCGCGGGCCCGGCCGATCCTGAACCTAACCATGACAAGGAGGACATCACCATGATCACCCTCACGCCGCCGATCCCAGACGAGCGTCGGCCGTTTGCAGCGCCGATCGAGGCAATGCAGCGCGCGGCCGAGGCGGTCGGCCAAGCATCACTTGCCGAACTCCGGGCGCAGATCGACGCGACCTACACCTTCATGGCGGATCAGTTCATCCTGAAGGCCCAGGCCGGGGAGCAGACGACGGCGACACGCCTGGTTCGAAAGCTGCTGGCGCTTCGGGAGCGCCTCGTGTACAGCGAGTTCGGTGCCGCGGAGCAATATGCCCTTCGGAGCGTGCTATACGACCTCGATGAGCTCGTTGAACTTCACGCCTTTAAGGGCGGGACAACGATGGCACAGATCCCAGTCGGCGATCAAACGCCATTGCCTCCGCCACCGGATACCGCCACGACGAGCCAGGGCAGCTACTACCTGCGCTGGAAGCTCTATCGGGCCCAGGGTTCTCTGGTTGCCGCCGACGCTCAGCCTACGCTGGAGTCAAAGCCCACGACCGCCACCAAGCCGTAGTCCTGTCCCCGATGCCGTCGATCATCCGCCGCTGAACGACCCAAAGATCCCGGGTCGTTCAGCCCTGGGCTGTGGCGCCCAATCCGGATACGTTGGTCAGCGGACACCGTTCTAAGGAGGTGTATGTCCATGTTAAGGAGCATTTGGGACGAGCTGGAGGACATGAATCGGAAGTTCGACGAGGCGTTTCCCACGTTTTCGCCGCCGCCGGTCCGGAGGTACTCGAGCTTCCTTCGCGTACCGACGGTGACTTACGAGCGTCCGTTCGTTCCGGTAAGCGACGTCTTTGCCCTCAAGGGTGACCTGGTGATCCGGCTCGAGCTGCCGGGTATCGACCCGGAGACGGACGTCAAGATCGCGCTCGCAGAGGGCGAACTGGTCATCACCGGGGAGCGCAAGGTCGAGAAGATGGTCGAGGAGAAGGCCTTCTATCGGATGGAGACCTGGTCTGGCACCTTCGAACGTCACTTTCCCGTCCCCGAGACGATCGATGAGAACGCCATTGCGGCGACCTACAAGGACGGCATCCTGGAGGTGGTCGTGAAGGGCGCCCTGCAGCACCTCGAGGCCAAGAAGGAGAAGGCCGCGACGATCCCGATCCAGGTGGAGAAGGAGAAGGAACTGCTCACGTCAAAGGCCTGAGCCTCGGCGACCTCGCTCTCAAGGCGGCGACGTTCGCCGCCTTGATCTCTAGTCAGGACCATGGTCCGCTCCCGGCCGGGCCCTAGGTCTCTATTTCAGCCCTGGTTGACCGGGCATCCTCAAGGTAGAAGCAAGTGAGGTGAACAAAAATGTTTCAGCACATTCTGATCGCGGTCGACGGATCGCCGCATTCGCAGCAGACCATCCCGACGGCCATCGAACTCGCCAAGAAGTTCGGTGGCGACGTCTACGTCCTGCACGTGCGGGAGCGAGACATGGGACGGGCGGGTGCCTACCCGCTCGAGACGTCAGAGGATGCCCAGCAGCTAGTCAAGGAAGCCGTGAAGAAGGTCCGTGACGCCGGCGTTCCGGTACGGGGAGAGGCCTTCGGAGCGATGACCGGGCACGCGGCCAAGGCCATCGTGGAAACTGCGAAGACTGAGGGGTCGGATCTAATCATCATGGGATCCCGCGGGCTCTCCGACCTGGCGGGCCTGCTGTTGGGCAGCGTCACCCATAAGGTGGCCCAGCTAACCCACACGCCCGTATTGATCGTCCGCGCGCCCGAACTGGCCGCCAAGGCGGAGCCGGTCGGCGTAGCAGCCGAGAAGACCGTTTCGTAGCCGCTCTTTCGAGTCCGTACGACTGGACCGCTCCTGCAGACTTTGGCGATCCATCCCGCTAGAGGCTGCAGGATCCGAGCGGCGACGACTCCGGCTAGGCGATTCGCAGAGCGCCGGGATGTGACAGACTGCTTACCGGCACAAGGGCCTCGAACGGAGCGTAGAGCACTCGGAAGGTGCGATCAGCCAGCCTGTGCTTGACGGCGAGCGCGCTGGCCGCCGCGATCGCTGCATCAATCGCCGCGTTCGCCATGTCGGGTTCCATGAGGGCGTCGCGCTGTGGCCGTCGAGCTGCCTGAAGGACCGCGGCTGGAACTGACGCCCATAGCTCCGCACTGGCGCTGCGGGCGGCTTCGATCGCGGCCAGGCCCGTGGACCATTCTGGATCCTGAGAGGAGGTACGAAAACTCAGAGCGACTGTGTACCACCAGATTGGCTTCTGATGATCGATGGCGGCAAGGAAACGCTCAACCAGATCTGCGTTGGGCGCTCTTGTACTCGGTCCGATGGGTTCACCAGTGTTGGGCGTCGCGGAGCAGGCGGCGCACGGCGAGCAGCAGGGATTCCCGTCCCGGATCGGCAGTCAGGCAGGCGATCTGTTCGGGCCGAAACGACTGCTTGCGATGCGGCTGGCTGGAGATGACCACGACTGGCTTGCCCAGAGCCAGGTAGTGGCGAAGCAGTCGCCATCCCGGGAGTCCCTTGCGGGACACGGTACTTAGTGGCTGCGAGTTCAGAACCACGATGTCGGCCGCCATGGACAGAGCACATCGCTCGCCACGCGCGCCCAAACACGTGAAGTCGGGCGCGTGCGGTCCCGGGCAGTTGATGGGTTGCAGACCGGCTTCTTCGAGCCAGGCGCCGTACTGGTCGCGGCGGACCTCGTTCGGTTCAACGAGAAGGACGGTGCCCGTCAATCGATCCTGACCGTGCCGCTCGCGGAGTAGGTCGCGTTCATCGGACGCCTTCGCTTCTGGCCGATTCCGGTCGATCTCGACGTCCATCGACACAATCCTGCGGCATAAGTTCGCTGGCCCTACGGGTCATCCGGCCCCCTGCTGCCGGGACCTTAGTCCCGCGGCCCAAGGGGGCGGTGATCGGTTCCCCCAAAGCGGTGACTCGGACAACCCTCGTTTCCAGACTCTGCCGCGCTGAGGCGAACGGTCCTGAGAAGAGAGGACCAATGTCCCTGACGTGAAGAGGTGTGGGGAGGCATCCTTTGACGGACAAGGCTTAATAAGGATGTTTGCCCAGCATGTCGTTCCGCTTCCGTACAGCTTTAGCACCGTCGAACGCGCTCTGACGGACCCAGAACGCGCCTGGACGGTCGGGCTGGACGGAGCAGGCGGTGCCGAACTGCTGGCTCGAGTCGGAGTGAAGATCGCTCGAGTGCCGGTGTACAAGCACGTGAAGCTCGAGCTCGGTCAGCCGCCGCTGAGGATCGGCGCCAATCGGATGCTGATGCCCGTCAGCTGGCAGACCTCTGGGGGACCGCCGCTTTTTCCAGCGCTCGAAGGCCACCTCGAAATTGAGGGAGCCGGCCCAGCGCAAACGACGCTTAGCCTGAAAGCGAATTACGCGCCACCGCTTGGACCGCTCGGGAAGATCATTGACCGCACGGTTCTTCGGGGTCTCGCCCACGCGACGGTGAAAGACTTCGTGGAACGCCTTGCTGGAGAGCTCGATGTCCAGATTCGGAAGTCATCGCAGCCAGCGGCTCACTGATCCCGGCAGGCATAACAGCCCCGAGCCCGCTGACGCTCAATCTATCGACGCCACGGGTGCGCCCAGTGGCGGCACCGTTCCCTTTACGGAGGGCGAGTTAGTCGACCACATCCGCCATGGGACAAGTCGATACGGGGGTATCCGACTGCTGGAGACCGGTGGAATTGTAAAGCAGTACCTCCAACTCGAGTACGCGGGCGGAGACCGCATTTACGTACCGATCGAGCACATAGGTCGCGTGCAAAAACGCCCAGCCCAGGACGGAGAGCCGGCGAAATTGGACCGGACGCCACGGTTGGACTCGTTTTCCAACACGGTATCGGCCAAGCGCTGACATCAGCCTCCCGCATTGCCGGCTAGGTTTGGAGTGCGGTGCCAAGCCTCCTGCGACGCCTTCCAACGGACCGGGTTGTACGCACGAAGCCTTAAAGCTGGAGTCGCGGATTAGGCAGCCGGTGCCGGCGCCTGCGAGATCAAGAGCACGGGGCGCTTGCTCTGGAGAACGAGTTCATGGCTGACACTGCCAAGCACAAGTTCGGCAACGCCGCCCCGACCGCGACGCCCGACCACGATCACATCAGCATTGACCTCGTCGGCGACGCGGGTGATGACGGAGGCGGCTCGGCCGTCCTCCATCACGGTCCGGTAGCGGACACCCGCATCTTTCAACGGCTTACACCATTGCCCTTCGAATTCTGTCTTCATCTCCGCCCGCCATTCGGGGTCGGGTTGGGGCGGCACCCCTCCAGCCGCCGACGCAAACCAGGTCGGCAGATCGATCGCATACACGGCCACTACCTCGGAACCCATTCCGCGTGCCATGCGCACCGCCCACTCCAGGGCAGTGGCCGCGTGGTCCGATCCATCGATGCCAACGACGATCCGCGCGATGCTCGGCTGTGCCATCTTCTGCGGCTTCAGTAGAGCATGGGAGATCGGCCCCTGATGCGCCTGGAAGTCCTCATCGTTACAGGACTTCCGGCCCTGGATTGAGTCACGGACCGCGGCTAACGTCGGGCCGTGAAGATCACGGGACTCTACACGAAGCAGATCATCACGGCTGAGAAGTCGGACACGATCGTCGCCGTGGCATCGCGGCTGAGCGAGCACGACATCGGCGCGCTGCCGGTGATGGAAAAGGGGCGGCTGATCGGCATCATCAGCGAGCGGGACCTCGTTCGCGCCATCGCCCAGGGCGATTCTCCTCAGGGCAGCATCGCCGGCCGCATGACCGCCGGCGCCGCCTGGATCGCACCGGACGCTGACTCGCACGAGGTTGCCCACAAGATGCTGGCCCTCGGTATTCGCCACTTGCCCGTGGTGGAGATGGGACAGGTGCTGGGCATGATCTCGGCCCGCGATTTACTCGGCCTGGAGGCTGGCTTGGCCTACCTGAGATCGGAGCGGAAAACCTAGCCCGGAATGCTGGCCGTTTTCGTAGGCCAGGGTTGAAACCAGCTCGCCGTCATTTCACGACGCAGCGGTAACCGGGGCCGGATAGGGTTCCTCGCTCGGCAGGAGCGCGCTGACGACCGCGTCAAAGGTGATCGCCTCGAGGGCGGACGCCACGCTCGCCGTGGGCTCGACGGTTGTGTCAATCGTGGTCGCCCTGGGCCAGGCAGCGAAGAGGGGAGCCATGCGCGCGTGCGTCTCAGGAGATGCGTCGGAGGCGTCGCCGCCCTGTTTCCGCGCGGCCAGCCGGGCGCTCGCGATGGCGCTAGGCGCCTGGCAATGCAGGGCGACCAGGTCGCTGTAGGTCTCAGCGGCGACCCGGGCCGCGGCCAGCCGCCACTGGGGATCGTGCCAGGAGGCGTCCAGGATGACCGACTCGCCGCGCTCGAGGGCGATGCACGCGCGGCGAAGCAGCTCTTCGTAAGTCGCCCTGGTGCGCGCTGGCGTGTACAGGCCACTTTCCCAGGGCGCGAGAGCAGGGTCAGACGCCCCGAGGCGTCCTTGCTGTTTGCGGATCTCATCCGACCGGAGCACGGCCCAGCCCTTCGCCTGGCCGACGGCCGCGGCAAGCGTCGACTTCCCGGTCCCTGGGAGACCTCCCACAAGTACCAGGGCGACCAGGCTCTTCTCCAGATGACGGCGCGTCAGCTCGAGCAGCTGCGCCGGGTCTTCGCCCCCCTCTGCGCCCTGGGCGCGGCGAAGGCAGGCGACCTTCGCCCGGATATGGGCCCGGTAGGCGATGTAGTGGTGGCGAAGCGAGGTTGGGGCGTGCGTGCCGCTGAACTCCTCGTACCAGCCCAGGAAACGCTCCGCCTCCTTCGGGAGGCCGAGCCGTTCAAGGTCCATGGCGAGGAAGGCCACGTCGGCGAGCACGTCACCGTGGCGCAGCCGGTCGTCGAACTCCAGGCAGTCGAGAATGCGCGGGTAGTCGTCCAAGCAGAAGATGTCCTCTGACTTGAGATCGCCGTGCCCGTCCCGGACGAAGCCATGCGCGATGCGCTCGTCGAAGAGGCGCTGGCGGCCAGCGAGGTAGCGGCGCACCAGCACCTCGACGCGCATCGCGGCCTCGTGGTCGAGGAGCGAGCCGTAGAACGGTCGCATCTCTCGAAAGCTCTGCTCCCAGTTCGCGAGTACGGCGTCGCGGGTCGCGGCCGCCGCGATTTCCGGTGACGTCTCGGCGCGGGCGTGGAAGGCGGCGACGGTTCGCGCGATGCGACGGAGATCCTCCGTGACCGGCGTGCCGCGCTCGACCAGGGTGGCAAGTCGCCGCTCCTCCGGCATCCGTCGCATCACCACCAGGTGGTCACAGACCGTACCCTCGGGGCCGACCACGTCCGCGACGCCCAGGTAGACGTCGGGCGCAATCCGGCGGTTGAGCTCCACTTCGCGCCGGCAGGCGACTTCCCGCGCTGCCCGTGTGGAGAAGTCCAGGAAGGCGAACTTCACCGGCTTCTTCAGCTTGTACGCGCGGTCACCCGCGAACACCACGACGCTACAGTGGGTCTCGGAAAGACCAGCTCTGCGCATTTCGGGCTCCTGCGGCTTCAAGCCTGAGGCGCAGATCGCGGATGGTCACGGTGCGGAGGTCCCGAACATCTGGGGACTAATGCCTCTCATGGAGCTTGTCGAACTGCGATAGAAACAGGGGTGCCGGAATAAACCGGCAGGGCTGAGGCGCCGTCCGGTCGGCCCTAACTGGGCGGGACCCTCGGCCCTGTAATACGTGGCTTGTCTGGCCGATGCTGAGGGCCGGAGGAATGTGATGCAGAAGACACTCGAGCGTGAACCCACAACCCCGACACCACTCGCAGAAGAGCACGTCGCAATCGAGGACCAACTGTTTAGCTCGGCATGCGACGCAAAGCGCGTACCGGACGGCCTCCATTGGGGGCGCAAGATCGACCGTGAGGATCGGCCAGTCAGCGATGAGGACTTCCAGAGCTGGGTGGAAACGACGCTCTGGTATCTGGCTGCGCCTTAGGAGGATCGCCATGGAGCGCGAAATGCGATCCCGGCGGATTGTCGTCGGCCTCGATGGGTCGGAGGGTTCGAGCCGCGCGCTGCAGTGGGTGGTTGACACCGCCAAGCCACTCGACGCGGAGGTTGTCGCTGTCCACGTGCACCATCTGGCGGCCTACCTACCCGCGGCGATGGGCGTGACTCCCCCGATGGATACGCGAAAGTGGTATGAAGAGCTCCAGCGGGCGTTCACTCAGGACTGGTGCGCCCCACTCCGGAGGGCGGGCGTTCGCTACCGCCCGGTCTTCGACGATGGGACCGCTCCGGCGGCATCATCTCTGATGCGGATCGCTCAGCAGGAAGGCGCGGACATGATTGTCGTGGGCTCGCGCGGCCTCGGCGGTTTTGCCGAGCTGCTGCTTGGGAGTGTCAGCCACCAGCTCGCCCACCACAGCCCGATCCCGGTGGTGATCGTCCCGCCAGTGCAGAAGGAGGTGGCCAGGGAATCGAAGCCGGCTGTCCAGGCGGCCGTACAACGTGGGACCCTCGCTCCAATCTTCTGACGCCAACCTTCGACATCGATGCCAAGTGACCATGCGCCACCGCGACCCATTGGAGAACGTGGCACAAGCGGAATGCGTGCGGCTGCTCAAGTCACAGCATCTGGGTCGAATCGGGATCGTCGGTCGCGATGGCCAGCCATTGATCTTCCCCGTCAACTATTTCTTCGATGAGGGCGTTGTGGTTCTGCGGACGGACCCGGGAACCAAGCTGGAGCTGGCGCCGGAGGCCAGGGTCAGCTTCGAGATCGATGGCTGGGACGCCGCGGCCGGGCAAGGATGGAGCGTGCTCGTCCTCGGGCTCGCGCACGACATCACCGACCCGCCTGACGCCTGGGCGGAGCGAATGCGCCGCTGGCCAGTCCGGCCGGTGGCGCCCGGCTCGCGTCAGCACTGGCTGGGGGTTTGGGCGAACCAGATCACAGGCCGCCGTTTCTACCAGGAACCGCGGCCTGCCCGCTGACCCCGCTGCTATCGATGGTGGGATCGTTTACGCCTCAGGCGCGCTGTGACGAGCCAGATACGCGGCGGCTTCCGCGCGCCGGGCGACCTCCAGCTTCGAGAGGATGCTGGAGACGTAATTCTTGACGGTCTTTTCGGCCAGGTGCAGGTCGTCCCCGATCTGGCGGTTCGTCTTCCCGTCCGCCACCTCGCCGAGGATCCGCTCCTCTTGCGCCGACAGCCGGGCGAGCCGCTCGTCGCGGAGCAGATGCTTGCCTTTGCGCAGCCGGTCGAGAACGCTTTTGGTGACGGCCGGATCCAGGAGGTTCTGCCCGGCACCGACGGCCCGGATCGCCCGGACCAGGTCGCCGCCCTTGACC
This genomic stretch from Candidatus Dormiibacterota bacterium harbors:
- a CDS encoding DoxX family protein, with the translated sequence MRVFGVNPSASTQIPEPPIARFLFADTRMAWFWLIVRLYLGYEWLTAGWEKMTGTSINITSFGKSVGGAWVFGPNDGAAIAGFAKHAASLSTGAHPAVQSWYASFLTNFVQPNAAFFSYLVTFGEVLVGIGLIVGGLTGIAAFFGLVMNFNYLLAGAVSTNPVLGVLALFVIMAWRIAGYYGLDRYLLPLLGTPWTGPLPKAFAPATTNKPAVTA
- a CDS encoding universal stress protein, which codes for MEREMRSRRIVVGLDGSEGSSRALQWVVDTAKPLDAEVVAVHVHHLAAYLPAAMGVTPPMDTRKWYEELQRAFTQDWCAPLRRAGVRYRPVFDDGTAPAASSLMRIAQQEGADMIVVGSRGLGGFAELLLGSVSHQLAHHSPIPVVIVPPVQKEVARESKPAVQAAVQRGTLAPIF
- a CDS encoding universal stress protein gives rise to the protein MAQPSIARIVVGIDGSDHAATALEWAVRMARGMGSEVVAVYAIDLPTWFASAAGGVPPQPDPEWRAEMKTEFEGQWCKPLKDAGVRYRTVMEDGRAASVITRVADEVNADVIVVGRRGRGGVAELVLGSVSHELVLQSKRPVLLISQAPAPAA
- a CDS encoding AAA family ATPase, producing MRRAGLSETHCSVVVFAGDRAYKLKKPVKFAFLDFSTRAAREVACRREVELNRRIAPDVYLGVADVVGPEGTVCDHLVVMRRMPEERRLATLVERGTPVTEDLRRIARTVAAFHARAETSPEIAAAATRDAVLANWEQSFREMRPFYGSLLDHEAAMRVEVLVRRYLAGRQRLFDERIAHGFVRDGHGDLKSEDIFCLDDYPRILDCLEFDDRLRHGDVLADVAFLAMDLERLGLPKEAERFLGWYEEFSGTHAPTSLRHHYIAYRAHIRAKVACLRRAQGAEGGEDPAQLLELTRRHLEKSLVALVLVGGLPGTGKSTLAAAVGQAKGWAVLRSDEIRKQQGRLGASDPALAPWESGLYTPARTRATYEELLRRACIALERGESVILDASWHDPQWRLAAARVAAETYSDLVALHCQAPSAIASARLAARKQGGDASDASPETHARMAPLFAAWPRATTIDTTVEPTASVASALEAITFDAVVSALLPSEEPYPAPVTAAS
- a CDS encoding Hsp20/alpha crystallin family protein is translated as MSMLRSIWDELEDMNRKFDEAFPTFSPPPVRRYSSFLRVPTVTYERPFVPVSDVFALKGDLVIRLELPGIDPETDVKIALAEGELVITGERKVEKMVEEKAFYRMETWSGTFERHFPVPETIDENAIAATYKDGILEVVVKGALQHLEAKKEKAATIPIQVEKEKELLTSKA
- a CDS encoding universal stress protein; this encodes MFQHILIAVDGSPHSQQTIPTAIELAKKFGGDVYVLHVRERDMGRAGAYPLETSEDAQQLVKEAVKKVRDAGVPVRGEAFGAMTGHAAKAIVETAKTEGSDLIIMGSRGLSDLAGLLLGSVTHKVAQLTHTPVLIVRAPELAAKAEPVGVAAEKTVS
- a CDS encoding pyridoxamine 5'-phosphate oxidase family protein gives rise to the protein MRHRDPLENVAQAECVRLLKSQHLGRIGIVGRDGQPLIFPVNYFFDEGVVVLRTDPGTKLELAPEARVSFEIDGWDAAAGQGWSVLVLGLAHDITDPPDAWAERMRRWPVRPVAPGSRQHWLGVWANQITGRRFYQEPRPAR
- a CDS encoding response regulator transcription factor; translated protein: MAEPALALRVMIVDDHEVVRGGIKALLQDAEGISLAGEAGGVREAIERAEWLKPDVVVMDIRLPDGSGIEATREIRTRLPNTQVLMLTTFADDEALFASIMAGASGYVLKQVKGGDLVRAIRAVGAGQNLLDPAVTKSVLDRLRKGKHLLRDERLARLSAQEERILGEVADGKTNRQIGDDLHLAEKTVKNYVSSILSKLEVARRAEAAAYLARHSAPEA
- a CDS encoding CBS domain-containing protein; the protein is MKITGLYTKQIITAEKSDTIVAVASRLSEHDIGALPVMEKGRLIGIISERDLVRAIAQGDSPQGSIAGRMTAGAAWIAPDADSHEVAHKMLALGIRHLPVVEMGQVLGMISARDLLGLEAGLAYLRSERKT